In one window of Drosophila ananassae strain 14024-0371.13 chromosome XR, ASM1763931v2, whole genome shotgun sequence DNA:
- the LOC6501992 gene encoding uncharacterized protein LOC6501992: MAKDQHGNPIAVQHREGYGSVNGSGSVQSPTPHSGSGGGVSGSGAGSGPPSAPGSVPPLNAELTDDQRREQRARLIKALSRFKPRDANPLQFYNCVRELCIMHNCSIDEGLERAALTWPGLSMAQRELYDSQRHAELPIPVPKHLVYRAFQKERNGLWSLGRSPANNHRSTRYTVESYKPPPKQSRLRTQLADRRPKYDNLLELPPKVAAARVPPPHNPKVSRVSPSSGRRIRSPTPPIAIRRMDSIREILSMESIASRKGRRRQGKCRLGKSKNLNEMLEAEKPLAEKFTAAEVKAVKTPKKKSIRVQRKALREEEEKAAAAANWELAIGCVRRRLMMHQPGKV; the protein is encoded by the exons ATGGCCAAGGACCAGCATGGTAATCCGATCGCCGTCCAGCACCGCGAGGGCTATGGCTCCGTCAACGGATCGGGTTCTGTCCAGAGCCCAACACCTCACTCGGGATCTGGTGGCGGGGTGTCGGGTTCCGGGGCAGGATCTGGCCCACCATCGGCACCAGGATCTGTGCCACCCTTGAACGCCGAACTGACCGACGACCAGAGGCGGGAGCAGAGGGCCAGACTTATAAAGGCCCTCAGCCGCTTCAAGCCACGCGACGCCAATCCCCTCCAGTTCTACAACTGCGTCCGCGAACTGTGCATCATGCACAACTGCTCCATAGACGAGGGCCTGGAACGGGCGGCCCTCACCTGGCCGGGCCTGAGCATGGCCCAGCGGGAGCTATACGATTCG CAACGCCATGCCGAACTGCCCATTCCCGTGCCCAAGCACTTGGTCTACCGTGCCTTCCAGAAGGAGCGGAACGGCCTGTGGTCCCTTGGGCGCTCCCCGGCGAACAACCACCGCTCCACCCGCTACACTGTTGAGTCCTACAAGCCGCCCCCGAAACAGTCGCGCCTGCGCACCCAGCTGGCCGACAGGCGGCCCAAGTACGACAACCTACTGGAGCTGCCGCCGAAAGTGGCGGCCGCCCGGGTGCCCCCGCCCCACAATCCCAAGGTGTCGCGGGTGTCGCCCTCGTCGGGCCGTAGGATTCGGAGTCCCACGCCCCCCATCGCCATCCGGCGGATGGATTCGATCCGCGAGATCCTCTCGATGGAGAGCATTGCGAGCAGGAAGGGGCGCCGGCGCCAGGGAAAGTGTCGCCTGGGCAAGTCCAAGAATCTCAACGAGATGCTGGAGGCGGAGAAGCCGCTGGCGGAAAAGTTCACGGCGGCCGAGGTGAAGGCCGTAAAGACCCCCAAGAAGAAGAGCATCCGGGTGCAGAGGAAGGCCCTgcgcgaggaggaggagaaggcggcggcggcagccaACTGGGAGCTGGCCATCGGATGTGTCCGCCGGCGTCTCATGATGCACCAGCCTGGCAAAGTGTGA